One window of the Granulicella arctica genome contains the following:
- a CDS encoding SDR family NAD(P)-dependent oxidoreductase produces MKNLAGKIVFITGASSGIGRATAHAFAEAGVRLLLCARRLDKLTEIEAGLKAAGALAVHSFELDVSNRKAVESTLGALPAEWAAVDVLVNNAGLSRGLNKLYEDDPDNWEEMIDTNVKGLLYVTRAIVPGMVARQRGHVISLGSTAGHLTYAGGAVYCATKAAENVISEGLKIDLMGTPVRVTSIDPGMVETNFSEVRFRGDTEKAAKVYQNITPLQPEDVADAIIWAASRPAHVNVHNLLLTSIDQANSMVLNRRS; encoded by the coding sequence ATGAAGAATCTTGCTGGAAAGATCGTTTTTATCACTGGAGCGAGCTCGGGTATCGGCAGGGCAACAGCACACGCCTTTGCAGAAGCAGGAGTGCGCTTGCTGCTTTGCGCGCGTCGGCTCGATAAGTTGACTGAAATTGAAGCTGGGTTGAAGGCCGCCGGTGCTTTGGCAGTCCACAGTTTTGAGTTGGACGTGTCTAACCGCAAAGCTGTTGAGTCGACGCTCGGCGCGCTGCCGGCAGAATGGGCGGCGGTAGATGTTCTCGTTAACAATGCCGGCCTGAGCCGAGGCTTGAATAAGCTCTATGAAGACGATCCTGATAACTGGGAAGAGATGATCGACACAAACGTCAAGGGACTGCTTTATGTAACCCGTGCGATCGTTCCGGGAATGGTCGCGCGGCAGAGGGGCCACGTCATTAGTCTGGGCTCCACGGCTGGCCATCTTACATACGCAGGCGGAGCGGTTTACTGTGCGACAAAAGCTGCTGAGAATGTGATTAGCGAAGGTTTGAAGATTGATCTTATGGGCACCCCGGTCCGCGTCACATCCATCGACCCCGGAATGGTCGAGACGAACTTCAGTGAGGTACGCTTTCGAGGCGATACGGAGAAGGCAGCCAAGGTCTACCAGAACATCACGCCGCTGCAACCGGAGGATGTGGCCGACGCGATTATCTGGGCAGCCTCGCGCCCCGCACATGTGAATGTGCATAACCTCCTGCTTACGTCGATCGATCAGGCGAATTCCATGGTGCTGAATCGCAGATCATAG
- a CDS encoding ABC transporter ATP-binding protein, whose product MIVEIEGLSKVYEGKHRVVAADGIDLNVREGEVYGLLGPNGAGKTTTISICTTRALPTAGRVHIAGVDAVANPSLARIHIGVVPQYNTLDRACTIFENINFHCIYFGFSRSDAKARTEQLLEQFHLTERIGAYPSQLSGGLAQRVQIARAIAHRPKVLFLDEPSAGLDPQSRIAMWDAVRGLRDEGITVVLTTHYMEEADELCDRVAIIDHGKILVEDTPAALKASIGAQKIYELELNSKENMPVLVTDLKQLNGVSNVETKESGVRVFAHGADGLLADIVVAAGPYGLRDLTITETSLETVFISLTGRDLRE is encoded by the coding sequence GTGATCGTTGAAATAGAAGGACTCAGCAAAGTCTACGAGGGCAAGCATCGGGTAGTTGCCGCCGATGGCATTGATCTGAATGTGCGGGAAGGTGAAGTTTACGGTTTGCTCGGTCCAAACGGGGCGGGTAAGACGACGACGATCAGCATCTGTACGACACGCGCGCTACCGACAGCCGGTCGAGTTCATATTGCGGGCGTGGATGCAGTCGCGAACCCGTCTCTTGCACGAATTCACATTGGCGTAGTGCCGCAGTACAACACGCTTGATCGCGCTTGCACGATCTTTGAGAACATCAACTTTCACTGCATCTACTTTGGCTTCTCCCGCAGCGATGCAAAGGCTCGAACGGAGCAATTGCTTGAACAGTTTCACCTCACCGAGCGGATTGGCGCCTATCCTTCGCAACTCTCAGGAGGTCTTGCGCAACGGGTACAGATTGCGCGCGCCATCGCGCATCGGCCTAAAGTGTTATTCCTCGATGAGCCGAGTGCCGGCCTCGATCCGCAAAGCCGCATCGCCATGTGGGACGCGGTGCGCGGTCTTCGCGACGAGGGGATAACGGTTGTGCTGACGACGCATTACATGGAAGAGGCAGATGAGCTATGCGACCGGGTTGCGATCATCGATCATGGCAAGATCCTTGTTGAAGATACGCCAGCTGCGTTGAAAGCTTCAATCGGCGCACAGAAGATTTATGAGCTGGAGTTGAACAGCAAAGAGAATATGCCGGTGCTGGTTACGGATCTCAAGCAGTTGAATGGCGTGAGCAACGTCGAGACCAAAGAGAGCGGCGTTCGCGTTTTTGCTCATGGCGCCGATGGCCTGCTTGCCGACATTGTCGTCGCTGCTGGGCCTTACGGCCTGCGCGACCTGACGATCACTGAAACCAGTCTCGAGACAGTCTTTATCAGTCTGACGGGCCGCGACCTGCGAGAGTAG
- a CDS encoding ABC transporter permease, producing the protein MATALTTHPAAASKATQYTRAFVGLFLRDLYVLRRELFPFVVRVCMNPLLFLFVFTYVIPHLSGPAASANPTASMGSGSAFSTVLLPGLMAVAIMFSGIAAVALPLAQDFGITREIDDRVMCPLPVAAVAIEKIVFSAMQGVIAAGIVFPLAYYVPSTHAQTHVSSWLFLIVVTILSTLTAGALGLTIGTAVKPQQIGLIFGVVVIPITFLGCVYYPWAALTHIRWLQFGVLINPIVYMSEGLRAALTPSLPHMPPVLILTMLTVFLVLLTWLGVRGFLRRVIG; encoded by the coding sequence ATGGCAACTGCTTTGACAACACATCCCGCAGCGGCATCGAAGGCAACGCAATATACACGGGCTTTTGTCGGCTTATTTCTGCGTGACCTTTATGTGCTGCGGCGCGAGCTCTTTCCGTTTGTGGTTCGCGTCTGCATGAACCCACTGCTTTTTCTCTTCGTCTTTACCTATGTCATTCCGCACCTGAGCGGGCCTGCCGCCTCAGCGAATCCGACGGCTTCAATGGGCAGCGGATCGGCGTTCAGCACGGTGCTTTTGCCAGGGCTGATGGCTGTGGCGATCATGTTCAGCGGTATTGCGGCGGTCGCGCTGCCGCTCGCCCAGGACTTCGGTATTACGCGCGAGATCGACGATCGCGTGATGTGCCCCCTGCCGGTCGCGGCTGTAGCGATTGAGAAGATCGTCTTCTCGGCGATGCAGGGAGTCATCGCTGCCGGGATTGTGTTTCCGCTTGCATACTATGTGCCGAGTACCCATGCGCAAACGCATGTGTCGAGTTGGCTATTTCTGATCGTTGTGACGATTCTGTCGACGCTTACGGCAGGCGCGCTCGGCCTGACGATTGGAACGGCCGTCAAGCCGCAGCAGATCGGCTTGATCTTCGGCGTGGTCGTGATTCCGATTACGTTCCTCGGGTGCGTTTATTACCCGTGGGCAGCGCTGACGCATATTCGCTGGCTTCAATTCGGCGTCCTCATCAACCCCATCGTTTACATGAGTGAGGGTTTGCGGGCGGCGCTTACGCCGAGTCTTCCGCACATGCCGCCGGTGTTGATTCTGACGATGCTGACGGTGTTTCTAGTCTTGCTGACCTGGCTAGGTGTCCGCGGATTTCTGCGGCGTGTGATCGGCTAA
- a CDS encoding YpdA family putative bacillithiol disulfide reductase gives MGASASNVHDLVVIGAGPTGLACAIDAQRAGFSVVLIDKGCLCNSLFHYPAHMTFFTTPELLEIGNMPFSSPNQKPNRNEALEYYRKVAEHYALDVRQYETVLSVAGSDGEFVVHTEDRFGRRIEHGARKIVVSTGYYDLPNYLAIPGEELSKVKHYYHEPHPYFGLNVLVIGGKNSAAIAALDLWRHGARVTLVHRGAEMHRHVKYWILPDINNRVANGEIKAYFKSTVANITEDTVTLATPDGEKTIPNDFVFALTGYHPDFEFIERLGVKLDEANDRCPICDPATLESNVAGIYLAGVIVAGERTNEIFIENGRFHGKLIADSLTEKLAALPQPA, from the coding sequence ATGGGTGCTTCTGCTTCGAACGTTCACGATCTTGTGGTCATTGGGGCTGGTCCGACGGGCCTTGCCTGCGCGATCGATGCTCAGCGAGCCGGCTTCTCCGTCGTCCTCATCGATAAGGGATGTCTCTGCAACTCCCTTTTTCACTACCCGGCACACATGACGTTCTTCACGACGCCAGAGCTGCTGGAAATTGGCAATATGCCCTTCTCCAGCCCCAATCAGAAGCCCAATCGCAACGAGGCTCTGGAGTACTACCGTAAGGTTGCGGAGCACTACGCACTCGACGTGCGCCAGTACGAGACTGTCCTTTCGGTTGCTGGATCGGACGGCGAGTTTGTCGTCCACACAGAAGACCGCTTTGGGCGGCGTATCGAGCACGGTGCCCGTAAGATCGTTGTTTCAACTGGCTACTATGACCTGCCGAACTATCTCGCTATTCCCGGCGAAGAGTTGAGCAAAGTCAAGCACTACTACCATGAGCCCCACCCCTACTTCGGCCTGAATGTGCTCGTCATCGGGGGTAAGAACTCAGCCGCTATCGCTGCACTCGACTTATGGCGCCACGGCGCACGCGTGACGCTCGTCCATCGCGGAGCGGAGATGCATCGTCATGTCAAATATTGGATCCTGCCGGATATCAACAACCGTGTGGCCAACGGTGAGATCAAGGCGTACTTCAAAAGCACCGTTGCCAATATTACCGAGGACACTGTCACCCTTGCCACTCCTGACGGCGAGAAGACGATTCCCAATGACTTCGTCTTCGCCCTCACTGGCTACCATCCCGACTTCGAGTTTATCGAGCGGCTCGGCGTCAAGCTTGACGAAGCAAATGACCGCTGCCCTATCTGCGATCCTGCAACCCTCGAAAGCAACGTGGCTGGCATCTACCTTGCGGGAGTAATCGTTGCTGGAGAGCGCACCAACGAAATCTTCATCGAGAACGGCCGCTTCCACGGAAAGCTTATTGCCGACAGCCTCACTGAAAAGCTGGCTGCGCTTCCGCAACCTGCGTAA
- a CDS encoding DUF2339 domain-containing protein has product MGQDEDGRQATKADFEGLRLRVDRLELELAELRQEREMYPAPPPLLDVETSPIPGPVVVPAPPSLLSVPPPPKASLENRLGSQVFNKVGIIALLIGTTWFLKLAIDNHWIGPVGRILIGLIAGAGIIAWSERFRRQRVTAFSYSLKAVGSGVLYLSLWAAFQLYHLLPAPAALGAMILVTAWNAFMAWSQDAELLAAYALIGGFATPGLLSTGGNHEVFLFTYLLAIDLATVLLIRLKGWPRLLIGSFPVTVVYFIGWYSGFYRAEDLVVTAIFLVLFWLAFLSPSVGTLKDPVKLQGPLEAYLKGIFVPLANAAFIALGLYSVLQDAHHHAWLPWLMVMLAAAYLGVMRFPQGRLASAIHLSLAIVFLTIAVPLKASGHWITVAWLVEGVALFWVAARLAASADAAEESSLRDDTVLRWLASAALLLGFIALFVVSYWFNPAIHQSFFNHDFATALIAIAAFAVVAWLAWRERRDALLIVGTALLAIDLIAVLLSLREIVVSRFDGVARTAFFNADFATALVGVAVLAGVTNISLRLLRLQAAAVWRQLAGGSIIALNLVTILSCVREIGSFWIYSAKNPSDGLKQALAVSAFLMVYGAMLLAVGFWKRTAFIRWQGLILLVFTIAKTFLYDMSSLSQGYRVVSFLGLGALLMAVSFAYQKDWLSLRESASSSPAPIAEDK; this is encoded by the coding sequence ATGGGACAGGACGAAGACGGCAGACAGGCTACGAAGGCGGATTTTGAAGGCCTGCGGCTGAGAGTGGATCGGCTGGAGCTCGAGTTGGCTGAGCTGCGGCAGGAACGGGAGATGTATCCCGCTCCTCCTCCGCTACTCGACGTGGAGACCAGCCCAATTCCGGGACCGGTCGTGGTACCGGCACCGCCAAGCCTCCTAAGCGTTCCACCGCCGCCGAAGGCTTCGCTCGAAAATCGGCTCGGTTCGCAGGTCTTTAACAAGGTCGGGATCATTGCTCTGCTGATCGGGACGACGTGGTTTCTGAAGCTGGCCATCGACAATCACTGGATTGGGCCGGTGGGCCGCATCCTCATCGGGCTGATCGCCGGTGCAGGGATCATCGCCTGGTCCGAGCGGTTTCGACGGCAGAGGGTTACCGCGTTTTCATACTCGCTGAAGGCTGTGGGAAGCGGCGTGCTGTACCTGTCGCTGTGGGCGGCGTTCCAGCTTTACCATCTGCTGCCGGCGCCGGCCGCCTTGGGAGCCATGATCCTCGTGACGGCATGGAACGCCTTCATGGCCTGGTCGCAGGACGCGGAGTTGCTTGCGGCCTATGCACTCATCGGCGGTTTTGCTACGCCAGGGCTGCTCTCGACTGGAGGCAACCACGAGGTCTTCCTATTTACGTACTTGCTGGCGATCGATCTTGCCACCGTACTGCTGATCAGGCTGAAGGGATGGCCACGGCTGCTGATCGGATCTTTTCCCGTGACGGTGGTGTACTTCATCGGCTGGTACAGTGGGTTCTACAGAGCCGAAGATCTTGTTGTTACGGCGATATTTCTCGTGCTGTTCTGGCTAGCCTTCCTGAGCCCTTCGGTGGGCACGCTGAAGGATCCAGTAAAGCTGCAGGGACCGCTGGAGGCTTATCTCAAGGGGATCTTCGTGCCGCTGGCGAACGCCGCGTTTATCGCGCTTGGCCTGTACTCGGTGCTACAGGATGCGCATCATCATGCGTGGCTTCCGTGGCTGATGGTTATGCTGGCGGCTGCGTACCTGGGAGTCATGCGCTTCCCTCAGGGCCGACTTGCTTCAGCGATTCATCTGTCGCTGGCCATTGTGTTTCTCACGATCGCAGTGCCGCTCAAGGCCAGTGGCCATTGGATTACGGTAGCGTGGCTGGTCGAAGGCGTGGCTCTATTCTGGGTGGCGGCCCGGCTGGCGGCTTCAGCCGATGCTGCGGAGGAGTCATCACTCCGGGATGACACGGTCCTTCGATGGCTCGCGTCGGCTGCCCTCTTGCTCGGATTCATTGCTTTGTTTGTAGTGTCGTACTGGTTCAATCCGGCGATCCATCAGAGCTTTTTCAACCATGACTTTGCTACGGCGCTGATCGCTATAGCGGCCTTTGCCGTGGTCGCGTGGCTTGCCTGGCGTGAGCGTAGGGATGCTCTGCTGATCGTCGGTACGGCACTCCTCGCGATCGACCTTATCGCTGTACTGCTTTCTCTGCGGGAGATCGTCGTGTCGCGCTTCGATGGTGTCGCGCGGACCGCCTTCTTCAATGCAGATTTTGCCACAGCATTGGTTGGCGTGGCGGTTCTGGCTGGCGTAACGAACATCTCCCTGCGCCTCCTTCGATTGCAAGCTGCAGCCGTGTGGCGGCAGCTCGCAGGAGGCTCAATCATCGCGCTCAATCTGGTAACGATTCTCTCGTGCGTGCGGGAGATTGGCTCGTTCTGGATCTATAGTGCGAAGAATCCAAGTGACGGTCTGAAGCAGGCGTTGGCTGTCTCTGCATTCCTGATGGTCTATGGCGCGATGCTGCTCGCCGTCGGCTTCTGGAAGAGGACGGCCTTCATTCGTTGGCAGGGTTTGATCCTGCTGGTATTCACCATCGCGAAGACATTTCTGTATGACATGAGCAGCCTGAGCCAGGGCTACCGAGTCGTCAGTTTTCTGGGGCTTGGTGCGCTGCTGATGGCGGTCAGCTTCGCCTATCAGAAGGACTGGCTCAGCCTGCGCGAGTCCGCTTCAAGCTCTCCTGCGCCCATCGCGGAGGACAAATGA
- a CDS encoding DUF3999 domain-containing protein — translation MKALLFAILLWQVVESVEAPAPDQRYFKYRRPITIPVRPSATGSPGQACATLDGEVYAHGAPSLKDLRLYVGAREAPYAVTLSESIESENQSATVLNLGLRGKKISFDLAMPDRPYTDVTLNLDAHNFIAAAEVSGTNHPGETPTRLGTFTLFDLTAQRLSRSTTLHLQESRFSTLHIELSVSSVAGGEANVPGPSMVTGAAVPPSREAQTVYTAVATSGVISQKAHQTIASFRLPAHVPMERVSFALSPIFTGNFSRDVRITAHAEGTAESASETLAGSILRVHLEQAGREIRQQELSVPATLGANLQKNALVEVTVENGDDAPLPISSVSLEMRQRRLCFNQPATNDLALFYGDAVLEAPVYDFARLLSLASAMAPAELGAEHQNPAYIPRPERERSLTERHPELLWIVLLAVVCILAVVATHSAKRMPK, via the coding sequence ATGAAAGCGCTTCTGTTTGCGATCCTTCTCTGGCAGGTTGTGGAGAGTGTGGAAGCTCCGGCACCCGATCAACGATATTTCAAGTATCGGCGGCCAATCACGATACCGGTCAGGCCCTCCGCGACAGGTAGTCCCGGTCAGGCCTGCGCGACGCTTGATGGCGAGGTGTATGCCCATGGTGCGCCGTCGCTCAAGGATCTTCGGCTGTACGTGGGTGCACGCGAAGCGCCCTATGCTGTGACGCTCAGCGAATCGATCGAGTCTGAGAACCAGTCAGCGACTGTGCTCAATCTCGGCCTGCGCGGGAAGAAGATCAGCTTTGATCTTGCCATGCCGGATCGCCCGTACACCGACGTGACGCTCAACCTTGATGCACACAACTTCATCGCTGCTGCCGAAGTCTCAGGAACGAACCATCCGGGCGAAACGCCGACCCGGCTCGGAACGTTTACGCTCTTTGATCTGACGGCGCAGCGCCTCTCCCGAAGCACGACGCTGCATCTTCAGGAGTCCCGTTTTTCGACGCTTCATATTGAACTGAGCGTCTCGAGTGTCGCGGGAGGAGAGGCGAATGTCCCCGGTCCATCGATGGTTACGGGAGCCGCTGTGCCGCCAAGTCGCGAGGCCCAGACTGTCTACACGGCGGTTGCGACCTCCGGGGTAATTTCACAGAAGGCGCACCAGACCATCGCCAGCTTTCGGCTGCCGGCGCATGTTCCGATGGAGCGGGTTTCATTCGCGCTTTCCCCGATTTTTACCGGGAACTTCAGCAGGGATGTGCGGATCACCGCGCACGCTGAGGGGACGGCCGAATCTGCGTCCGAAACGCTGGCCGGGAGTATTCTGCGCGTTCATCTAGAGCAGGCGGGACGCGAGATTCGGCAACAGGAGCTTAGTGTTCCGGCTACGCTTGGGGCGAATCTTCAGAAGAATGCGCTTGTCGAGGTTACGGTCGAAAATGGAGATGATGCGCCGCTTCCGATCAGCTCCGTCAGTCTCGAGATGCGGCAGCGGCGGCTGTGTTTCAACCAACCCGCGACAAATGATCTCGCCCTCTTTTATGGGGACGCGGTCCTCGAAGCGCCCGTCTACGACTTCGCTCGTTTACTCTCTCTGGCGAGTGCGATGGCACCTGCAGAGCTCGGTGCCGAGCACCAGAACCCAGCGTACATCCCACGGCCTGAAAGGGAGCGTTCGCTAACGGAGCGTCATCCTGAGCTGCTCTGGATCGTGCTGCTGGCGGTGGTCTGCATCCTCGCGGTGGTGGCGACTCACTCAGCAAAGAGGATGCCGAAGTAG
- a CDS encoding DNA translocase FtsK: MKTLRPVATPTRHRRLNEMIGLAVLVSAGLLLLALVTYTPTDPSLNTVGGYATGRPAHNWTGIVGAYIADALLQLIGVAALFLPIVLGRVGYCWLRSRPAGSPVTRSIGLGMWIVFGPAAIGLLPGHLLWRKALPIEGATGRLLADGMVHFLNLPGACIVLGSLVAVSLYLATTFTFSTAREWATVRFSFLQNLHDRWVGWRARRNRHQAVEQMDVFESKRERMEARARREREKQALSSRLAGDLNAPEPIAAPASETLLGGFFGWWGKRRKEAFVDSRNEQVAAEIPASSMWQAMPRTLVDAPPVTPFSKATAAAAPFAEELARASAPAGEWDGKIGTTPPFTAFEDHDANDLMSLPEPLPVRTPVREMRPRLVEPMPLPPAAQSTPQGISFGKRADADAHPVTIVPKSVRGYKLPPSSLLYRSEEQAIVREDELREEARILVEKCAEFDVDGQVTQINPGPVVTTFEFKPDAGVKVARITGLADDLCLAMAAESILIERMAGKSTVGIQVPNAERETIWLRDVVECESFAQSKSKLAIALGKDINGRIVTADLAAMPHVLIAGSTGSGKSVAINAMIMSVLFKSTPEQVRMILVDPKRVELGMYEGIPHLFTPIITEAKLAANALRNAVREMERRLKLLAANHVRNIDQFNKLFDHGSEYLFEDVQQEPLPYIIIIIDELADLMMLDRSNVEESITRLAQMARAVGIHLVLATQRPSVDVITGLIKANVPTRMSFRLATKVDSRTIIDSNGAESLLGRGDMLYLPPGTSRVQRVHAPFVTEKEISAVTAFWKAQGEAEYVHGFLEGPKEDAGTGKDGDGGDTGDHDDLYDDAVRLVFEFGKASTSLLQRRLRIGYGRAAHLIDMMYNDGLVGPADGSKPREILKSPNWVAEVDEVIR, translated from the coding sequence ATGAAGACACTCCGACCCGTCGCTACGCCAACACGTCATCGCCGACTGAACGAGATGATCGGTCTGGCAGTGCTGGTGAGTGCAGGCCTCCTCCTTCTCGCGCTCGTCACCTATACTCCGACTGACCCGTCGCTCAACACCGTGGGTGGATACGCAACCGGCCGCCCAGCGCACAATTGGACCGGGATCGTTGGCGCCTACATTGCTGATGCACTGCTGCAGTTGATCGGCGTGGCAGCACTCTTCCTCCCGATCGTGCTCGGACGCGTAGGCTATTGCTGGCTACGTTCACGCCCGGCAGGCTCGCCTGTCACACGCAGCATCGGCCTGGGCATGTGGATCGTCTTTGGACCGGCAGCGATCGGTCTGCTCCCCGGACACCTACTATGGCGCAAAGCCTTGCCAATCGAAGGAGCTACCGGGCGTCTGCTTGCCGACGGCATGGTGCACTTCCTCAATCTTCCGGGCGCATGTATCGTGCTCGGCTCGTTGGTTGCCGTCTCGCTTTACCTGGCAACGACCTTTACCTTCAGCACGGCGCGGGAATGGGCGACAGTCCGCTTCTCCTTTCTCCAGAATCTGCATGATCGCTGGGTTGGTTGGCGCGCTCGGCGCAATCGCCACCAAGCCGTCGAGCAAATGGACGTCTTCGAGAGCAAGCGGGAGCGCATGGAAGCAAGGGCCCGGCGCGAGCGTGAGAAGCAGGCACTCTCTTCTCGCCTGGCTGGCGATCTCAACGCCCCTGAGCCGATTGCTGCGCCTGCAAGCGAAACCCTGCTTGGCGGCTTCTTTGGATGGTGGGGCAAGCGCAGGAAGGAAGCTTTCGTGGATAGCCGGAACGAGCAGGTCGCTGCTGAGATTCCTGCCTCTTCCATGTGGCAAGCGATGCCTCGCACCCTGGTCGATGCTCCTCCGGTCACTCCGTTCAGCAAGGCAACGGCTGCGGCTGCACCGTTCGCTGAGGAACTGGCGCGCGCCTCGGCTCCGGCCGGCGAATGGGACGGAAAGATTGGCACCACGCCGCCATTTACCGCATTCGAAGATCACGACGCAAACGATCTGATGAGCCTGCCAGAACCGTTGCCGGTCCGCACTCCTGTACGGGAGATGAGGCCTCGTCTAGTCGAACCAATGCCGCTGCCGCCAGCCGCCCAGTCTACGCCACAGGGAATCTCTTTCGGCAAGCGAGCCGACGCTGACGCTCACCCCGTGACGATCGTCCCCAAGAGTGTGCGCGGCTACAAACTGCCGCCCTCGTCACTTCTCTACCGCAGCGAAGAACAGGCAATCGTCCGCGAAGATGAGCTTCGCGAAGAGGCCCGCATCCTCGTCGAAAAGTGCGCCGAGTTCGATGTGGACGGACAGGTCACACAGATCAATCCCGGCCCGGTAGTCACGACATTCGAGTTCAAGCCGGACGCAGGGGTAAAGGTCGCGCGCATCACCGGCCTCGCCGACGATCTCTGCCTCGCGATGGCTGCAGAATCCATCCTGATCGAGCGCATGGCAGGCAAGAGCACCGTCGGTATCCAGGTGCCGAACGCCGAGCGCGAGACCATTTGGCTGCGCGATGTCGTCGAGTGTGAGAGCTTTGCCCAGTCGAAGTCCAAGCTCGCTATCGCTCTTGGCAAGGACATCAATGGCCGCATCGTTACCGCCGACCTCGCTGCCATGCCGCACGTTCTGATCGCCGGTTCCACCGGCTCAGGTAAATCGGTCGCGATCAACGCCATGATCATGAGCGTGCTGTTCAAGAGTACGCCTGAGCAGGTCCGCATGATCCTCGTCGATCCAAAGCGCGTTGAACTCGGCATGTACGAGGGAATCCCGCACCTCTTTACGCCTATCATCACCGAAGCGAAATTGGCTGCAAACGCTCTGCGCAACGCGGTACGCGAGATGGAACGCCGCCTCAAGCTGCTCGCCGCCAACCATGTCCGCAATATCGACCAGTTCAACAAGCTCTTCGATCATGGCAGCGAATATCTCTTCGAAGACGTCCAGCAGGAGCCGCTGCCCTACATCATCATCATCATCGACGAGCTAGCCGACCTGATGATGCTCGACCGCTCAAACGTTGAAGAGTCCATCACCCGCCTGGCCCAGATGGCTCGCGCCGTCGGCATCCACCTCGTCCTCGCCACGCAACGCCCTTCGGTCGATGTCATCACCGGCCTTATCAAGGCGAACGTTCCAACACGCATGAGCTTCCGCCTCGCCACCAAGGTCGACTCCCGCACCATCATCGACTCGAACGGCGCAGAGAGCCTGCTCGGCCGCGGCGACATGCTCTACCTGCCACCGGGCACCAGCCGTGTTCAGCGCGTCCATGCTCCTTTCGTTACGGAAAAAGAGATCTCCGCCGTCACCGCCTTCTGGAAGGCGCAGGGCGAGGCCGAGTACGTCCACGGCTTCCTTGAAGGGCCCAAAGAAGACGCCGGCACCGGCAAAGATGGCGATGGCGGCGATACCGGCGATCATGACGATCTCTACGACGATGCCGTTCGGCTGGTCTTCGAGTTCGGGAAGGCAAGCACCTCCCTTCTCCAGCGCCGCCTGCGCATCGGCTATGGCCGCGCCGCTCACCTGATCGACATGATGTACAACGACGGCCTGGTAGGTCCCGCCGATGGATCAAAGCCTCGCGAGATCCTCAAGTCGCCCAACTGGGTCGCCGAAGTGGACGAGGTCATCCGGTAA
- a CDS encoding PA2169 family four-helix-bundle protein: MATDESKNSEMEKVVRNLINTLQDSQKGFADIGEHLKDETLKRYFLAESLKRANFRGELENELHRHGVADVHETGTASGAVHRVWGDLKAKLGGGDHTLLETAEQGEDVAKKAYADALQQELPLPLHQLLSEQQAHVLTSHDYVRDHRDALASK; the protein is encoded by the coding sequence ATGGCAACGGACGAGAGCAAGAACTCTGAAATGGAAAAGGTAGTACGCAACCTCATCAACACGCTTCAGGACAGCCAGAAGGGCTTCGCAGATATCGGCGAGCACCTCAAGGACGAGACCCTCAAGCGCTACTTCTTGGCTGAATCCCTCAAGCGCGCCAACTTTCGCGGCGAGCTGGAAAATGAGCTTCACCGTCACGGTGTCGCTGACGTTCACGAGACAGGCACAGCTAGCGGTGCCGTTCACCGCGTCTGGGGCGACTTGAAGGCGAAGCTTGGTGGAGGCGACCACACGCTGCTCGAGACAGCCGAACAGGGTGAGGATGTAGCCAAGAAAGCTTATGCAGATGCACTCCAGCAGGAGTTGCCTCTCCCGCTTCACCAGTTACTCAGCGAGCAGCAGGCACATGTGCTCACCTCGCATGACTACGTTCGCGATCATCGCGACGCGCTCGCCAGTAAGTAG
- a CDS encoding DoxX family protein, producing the protein MIARTVLALLFVAAGGLHFLIPRTYLKIMPPYLPSHLTLIYVSGVAEILGGIGLMVSQVRHGAAWGLVALLIAVMPANIYMATAHIAAPGIMGESWAQWLRLPLQLPLIYWAWLYTRG; encoded by the coding sequence ATGATTGCACGCACGGTCCTCGCCCTACTCTTCGTGGCTGCGGGAGGTCTTCACTTCCTGATTCCGCGTACCTATCTCAAGATCATGCCACCTTACCTGCCATCGCACCTAACGCTTATCTACGTTAGTGGAGTGGCAGAGATTCTTGGCGGTATCGGCCTCATGGTTTCGCAGGTGCGTCACGGAGCGGCGTGGGGACTGGTTGCTCTACTCATAGCAGTGATGCCTGCCAACATCTACATGGCGACAGCTCATATCGCTGCTCCGGGCATTATGGGCGAGAGTTGGGCGCAATGGCTGCGACTCCCGCTTCAACTTCCGCTGATCTACTGGGCGTGGCTTTACACTCGCGGTTAG